In Mucilaginibacter sp. KACC 22063, the genomic stretch TTGTCGAGTTTGCCTGCTAATATTTCATCACAAACAGCAGCAATTAAGTCGCGTTTTTCGGCTGGCAATACGCCAAGGTCTGCATTGGTATAAGCCGCTGCTTTTTTTAGATAAGCAAAGGCTTCGATAATTTCCTTTGGCATAGAAGCCGCAGGGCCAATTTTAAAGTTGTTTCTTGAACGCTCGGTTTGTGCGCCCCAATATTTTTCGGCAGGTACCTGTACCTCGCCCATGGTATCGTGTTCTATTCTGAAACTCATGATCGCTTGGTTTTTTGCGTGGGCAAAGTTAGGTAATAGAAGCTATAATCAAGAACCACGATATAAGAGTTTTACAAAAGCCCTGAAACAACAAAGCCGGGGCAATTGCCCCGGCTCTCTCAATATTATAGACCACTACTATCCGCAACTTGATACAGTAAAGGTAGCATCAATCATCAGTGTGTTTGTTTTCGAGTCGTAAATTGCGGTGCCGCTTAATCCGTTGGTTACGCCAATGCTGATGTTAGTTGTTTTATCAACCCTAAACTCACCGGAAGCAGAAGTTTTACCATTATACGATGTGCTCATGCTATAAGTATGGCCGCTGATCATTTTAGTAACAATGTGGCCGTTAGTTGCATAAACCGGGGTGGTTGTTCCGGCAGTTACATCTTTCAAATACATCCAGGTAGTTGGGCGGGCAACCAGCTGTTTGCTGGTACATTTACCGGTAACGTTAATATCCGCATTGATATAATCAACAGTTGCCGGAACAGGCACGTTTAAATCTACTGAACCTTTACTGCATGGGCTGAACAGTTCGCTTTCGGCTACTTTTGATGTTGGATCGCCCGCTTTAGCATAAACAACCACTTTAACATCGCCCAGATTTGCCGGGAGTGTGTTAAAAGTGCCTTTAAAGCCATCAAACAGGCTTACGGTATATCCCCATGAATTATCAGCGGTTAAGCCGCCCACAAACTGGTCGTCTGCTGAAGCAAGGAATACCTGGTATCCGTCATATTTTCCTGTAGCACCCGTCATGTGTATATTGATGCCTAATGATGAGCCACAGTCCTGACTGTACCAGTTTGCTGCCCACCCGCTCAGGTGGGTAATGTTAAATGGCAGGGAAAGCTTACCGTCGGCATTTAAAGCAACTTTGCCCAGGCTTTCGTATTTCCATTTATTTGTTGTTTCATCAAGGCTCCATAACGGAATGGCATCGCCAACTGCTACTTTATTACCGGTTAGGGGATTAACCAGGTCAGGGTTAATTTCCATAACAGCCTGTACCGGTTTCGAGAAGCTCTTAATTGCGGTGTTACCCGCCATCATATTGATAGAAAAGAAGCCTGCGGTTATAAAGGTAACATTATTAATTGTTGTGTTGTTGGGGCCTGTAACGCTTTTAGGATTAAAGCCACCCGGAAATGCGTTATAAGCGGTTACATTGCTGGTGCCATAATAAACAATGCTGGAAGATAAGGCATTGCCTGTATTAATAACAGCACCGGTTGCATCAAGCATTTTAGTGCCGTCCTGTATAAATAATGTATTAGTTTCAGGGGTATTGCCTTTTGCCGGTAAACTTATCGTAGTGGCCGCTGAAACACCAGCGTTTAGTTGGGTATTTGTGACCGTTGACGAAGTGCCATCGGCAGGTTTAGCATATTCAACTAAAGGCATCACAATTTTTAATTGTGTGCTGTCATTAGTTACGGTTACTGTTTTGCTTACAGGTGCATAGCCCGATACGCTGGCGGATAGGGTAAAAACGATGGGATTGGCCGGTGTTGGGTTGGTGTGCCTGTTTAAGCTGATAGACAGAAAGCCGCCTGTAGCCGTAAAGTTTGTACCGCCATCATCGGTTTGTACGGCATCAGCGTTAGGGCCGCTCACGCTCACCTTTATGGTATTGGGCAAAGCAGTAGTGCTGCCGGCATTGGCATTTATAAACTGCACTAATGCCGGTGACTTTGATAAGGCATCAGTTTTAATGATGACGTTCAGGTCATCGGTAGGTTTTTTGCAGGCATAAATAACCAGGGATAGCAATGCGCAAAAGCCAATGGCAAATATAAAGCGTTGTAGAATTTTCATTTTCGATAGATAAACGATTATTGGGTGATCCTGTAACTGAAATTAAGTTGCAGTACCGGCAACCAGCGGTATGATTTTAAGTTGTTGTCCATTTGCGTTTGCAGCTGATAATTATCGGCCAGCAGGTTGGTGCCTACAATGGTAGATCGCGGGCTGGCTAAATAATAAGTACCCAGATCCATATTAGCTGTAAAGCGACTGTTTAATGAGAAATTGCGGATTAATCCCACACCAACGTAGGGTGCAACGCCTTTCCAGCTTACATCAATGTTAAGCCTGCCAAGTTCTTCGGCAGTGATCACGTAGTTAGCCACCTTGTAATCACCGGAAGGTATTACGTTAATAGCGCCACGAGCGCTGTACAGGTAACCTAAGCCGCCAACCAGCCTAAACCATTGCGCTTTGTCAAAAGGAGTGTAGTCGGCTATTAAATGCACGTTTGAAAACCGGGCCGAAAGGTTGTTGGTTGATTTTAGGCCAGAAAATGTGAACAGGTTATTTGCACTAAGCGGCAAAAAGCTGGCTCCAAAACGCAATGCTGCGTTTTCGGCAAAGTTGTATTTAAACTCGCCGCCTATGCCTTGCGAACCTACTGTGAACTGAACGCCTGTTGCGCCTTTATAAGCTTGTTCCCAAAATGGCTGGGCAATTGCCCGGGTTGCTGCAAGTGCAGTAAACAGCAATACAACTAATAAGGTTAGTTGAAGTTTTCTCATTTACAATTGCGATAAATGTTGTAGCGTTTAACATATTTAAAAATGTGTGATAAGTGATGGTATGGGCTTAAATTATTATAAATCAGTCGGTTATTATCTGCTTTTGCTGCAGGTGGATGGGCGAGAAACAAAGTACTGTACGGCTTTTATTTGTTTCGCTAAAATAGTAAAAATTAAATTTCAATCACGTAAGTTGCTGTGTTATTGAAATATTGGTAAAATATTAACTTATTAATAAATCGCGGATGATTTGTTAAAAAACAACTTGCCGAATAGAACATATACGTCGCTCTTAGCGTTGCCTGTTCATAAGTTGTTATTAACAGTAAATACCTTGATAACGCATAATTTAAAAAAAATAAAACTTTACTTTTTAACTCATGTATAAATGCTGACTTTCGCGTTATTGTAGCGTAAGATATTTACCCGTAAAATGAGTTTAAAGTTTTCTTCTTTTGTTTGTGCTGTTGTTCTTTTAGCATCCTGTTCTTCAAAGCCATCCTCAACCGGCAATGCCAATGCGGTAAAACTGCCGCCTGTGGATACTGCTCAGCTTTTGAAATACGACCCTAAGCATGCCGATGCCCGGATTAATGAAATTATGCAGAACCTGCATAAAAAAAGTGGTTTCAACGGCAATGTGCTGGTGGCTAAAAAAGGCAAAATATTGTATGAAAACTCATTTGGCTGGGCTAACTATCTTACCCGCGACAGCCTGAAAATAAACTCGCGTTTTGAACTGGCTTCTGTTTCCAAAACCATGACATCAACCGCTATTATGATGTTGATGGAGCGTGGAAAGCTGAAACTTGATCAGGATGTGCGTGCCTTTTTTCCGGATTTCCCTTACGAAGGCGTAACCATTCGCCTGCTGCTTACGCACCGCTCGGGGATGATGAACTATGTATATTTTACAGACGATATCTATCGCAAAGAGCACCGAAACCAGCGCAAAGGGCTTACCAATGCCGAAGAAATGGCGCTTATTGCGCAATACAAACCGCACCCGTTTAACAAACCTAACGTAAGGTTTTTGTATAACAACTCTAACTTTATGGTTCTGGGGTCGATCATTGAAAAAGTGACTGGTATGCCTTATGCCCAGTTTATGAAAGAGAATATCTTTAAACCAGCCGGCATGATGCATACGGATGTTTACTCAAAGGCTACGTATGAGAAAATTCCGGTTGATGTTGTTGGGCACGACCGTAACAGCTGGCGCTATTCGGTAGCCCAGAACTTTTTGGATGGCCCGGTGGGTGATAAAGGTATTTACAGCACCGTTGGCGACCTTTATTTATTTGACCGCGCCATGCGCCAGAACAGATTGATCAGCGCGGCTTCACAAGACTCGGCTTATACGCCGCGTAACCCGATGGTACGCGGGCATTTTAATTATGGCTACGGCTGGCGTATTTTCGAAAGCCCTGGCCAGAAAGTGGTATACCATACAGGATGGTGGCACGGTTTCAGGCACATTTATCTGCGCGATCTTAAAAACGATATCACTATTGTATTGTTAGGGAACTTAGTGAACGGCAGCTTGTTGCATCTTGATGAACTGTTTAAAGCCACAGGAATGCCCGTGGTACGAAAAGGCGCTTATAGTGGCAACGGAGATACTGCCGAGGATCAATAGTTTAAACGAGAGTCAATAGACAAGAATCAAGATTGGGTTAAAATTGCCAAATCATCAAATTAGCTAATTGGATTACTATGTTCGATAAAATATTTGAAGCACAACAAAAAGCAGGCGAAGCCAAACAACGCCTGGATAATATTGAAGTAACCGGCACAGCCGAAGGCGGTAAGATCACCGTAGTGGCAAATGCCAACAAAGCGGTGAAATCAATAAACATTGATGAAGAGTTTTTTAAAGGCGCCGATCGTGAAGAGATAGAAGAACTTTTGGTAGTAGCCTTAAATAAAGCCTTTGAGCAAGCAGAAAATGTAAGCCAGGCAGAAATGGCTGCTATGACCAAAGATATGTTTGGCGGATTAGGAGGCTTAGGCAACCTTTTTGGCAAATAAGAGTATTATCTAAAAAACAACTACTGACATTTTATGAAAGCAACATTTTACGGACAGGCAACAATTATGCTTGAAACGGGCGGCAAAAAATTATTGTTCGATCCGTTTATTACACCAAACCCACAGGCAAGCCATATAGATATTACCAGCTTAAAACCTGATTATATTTTAATAAGCCACGGCCACGGCGACCATATTGCCGATGTAGTAGCCATTCAGAAAGACAGCGGAGCTAAAGTGATCTGTATTGCAGAAATTTCTGACTGGTTGGGTAAACAAGGTATTGAAGCGCATGGTATGAATATTGGCGGTGGCTTTAACTTTGATTTTGGCCGTGTTAAAATGGTGAACGCCATACACTCAAGCGCATTGCCTGATGGCAGCAACGGCGGCAATCCTGCAGGTTTTGTAATTTATAGCAACGAGGGTAAAAACGTGTACTTTGCCGGTGATACAGCCCTTACTTATGATATGAAATTATTAGCTGACGATAACATCGATTGGGCTATACTACCAATAGGCGACAATTATACCATGGGTGTTGATGATGCGATAAAAGCCGCAGGCTTTGTTGATTGCAACAATGTAATCGGCGTACATTATGATACCTTCCCGGTAATTAAAATTGATAAAGAAGAAGCGCGTGAGAAATTTATTAAGGCAGGTATAAACATACAATTGCCAGGCCTTGGCGAAAGCGTTGATTTGTAATCGCACATGATATTAAAAAAGCAGGGCGCACCCATAAGGTGCGCCTTTGTTGTTTATAGCAGCCATGCAGATTGCTTAAAATAGAGCAGCGGCTATTTTTTTGTTACATTTGTAATCAAGATATTTTGAATTTATGAGCGAGGAAAGATCGTTAAATTTTATTGAGGAGATTGTTGAAGAGGACCTGAGAGAGGGCAAACATAACGGGCGTGTACTAACACGTTTCCCGCCGGAGCCTAACGGGTACCTGCATATTGGCCATGCCAAGTCTATTTGTTTAAACTTTGGACTTGCACAGAAATATAACGGACAGACCAATCTTCGTTTTGACGATACCAACCCGGTTACAGAAGATACCGAGTATGTTGAAAGCATAAAAGAAGACGTGCGCTGGTTAGGTTTTAACTGGGCCAATGAACTTTATGCTTCTGACTATTTTGATATAATATATGCTTTCGCGCTTGACCTGATCCGTAAAGGCCTGGCTTATGTTGACGATAGTACAGCCGAAGAAATTGCCGCACAAAAAGGTACGCCAACAGAACCAGGTACGCCAAATCAATATCGCAGCCGCAGCGTGGAGGAAAACCTGCGCCTGTTTGAGGAAATGAAGGATGGCAAATATCCTGATGGAGCAAAGGTGCTGCGTGCAAAGCTTGACCTTGCTTCGCCTAATATGCACATGCGCGACCCGATCATGTACCGCATTAAACATGCACGCCACCACCGCACGGGCGATAAATGGTGCATCTATCCGATGTACGATTTTGCCCACGGACAGTCGGACGCTATTGAGGAGATTACCCACTCTATCTGTACGTTAGAGTTTATCCCCCACCGCCCGTTGTACGAATGGTTTATCGAAAAACTGGAGATCTTCCCATCGCGCCAGTATGAATTTGCGCGCCTTAACCTTAACTATACCGTAATGAGCAAGCGCAAGCTGCTTCAGTTGGTTAACGAAGGCCACGTAGAGGATTGGGACGATCCGCGTATGCCGACCATCAGCGGTTTGCGCCGCCGTGGCTATACCCCTGCTTCTATCCGCGATTTCTGTGAGCGTATCGGTGTTGCCAAACGGGAGAATATTATTGAAGTAAGCTTACTCGAGTTTTGTATTCGCGAAGACCTGAATAAAACCGCATGGCGCCGTATGGGTGTTCTTGATCCTATAAAGCTGGTGATCACTAACTATCCGGAAGGGCAAACCGAAACCCTGCATGGTGAAAACAACCCCGAAGTTGAAGGTGGCGAAGGCGGCCGCGACATTCCTTTCAGCCGCGAACTTTGGATAGAGCGCGAAGACTTTATGGAAATTCCGCCTAAAAAGTTTTTCCGCTTAGGCCCGGGTTTAATGGTGCGCTTAAAACATGCTTACAT encodes the following:
- a CDS encoding glutamine--tRNA ligase/YqeY domain fusion protein, which produces MSEERSLNFIEEIVEEDLREGKHNGRVLTRFPPEPNGYLHIGHAKSICLNFGLAQKYNGQTNLRFDDTNPVTEDTEYVESIKEDVRWLGFNWANELYASDYFDIIYAFALDLIRKGLAYVDDSTAEEIAAQKGTPTEPGTPNQYRSRSVEENLRLFEEMKDGKYPDGAKVLRAKLDLASPNMHMRDPIMYRIKHARHHRTGDKWCIYPMYDFAHGQSDAIEEITHSICTLEFIPHRPLYEWFIEKLEIFPSRQYEFARLNLNYTVMSKRKLLQLVNEGHVEDWDDPRMPTISGLRRRGYTPASIRDFCERIGVAKRENIIEVSLLEFCIREDLNKTAWRRMGVLDPIKLVITNYPEGQTETLHGENNPEVEGGEGGRDIPFSRELWIEREDFMEIPPKKFFRLGPGLMVRLKHAYIIKCEDFVKDAEGNVTEIHCSYIPESKSGQDTSGINVKGTIHWVSVPHAKTAEVRLYDRLFRVEDPANEEGDFKEYLNPDSLSIINAYIEPDLANAQPGKGYQFIRKGYFTIDTKHATADKLVFNRTVTLKDGWTKK
- a CDS encoding YbaB/EbfC family nucleoid-associated protein, producing MFDKIFEAQQKAGEAKQRLDNIEVTGTAEGGKITVVANANKAVKSINIDEEFFKGADREEIEELLVVALNKAFEQAENVSQAEMAAMTKDMFGGLGGLGNLFGK
- a CDS encoding metal-dependent hydrolase, with protein sequence MKATFYGQATIMLETGGKKLLFDPFITPNPQASHIDITSLKPDYILISHGHGDHIADVVAIQKDSGAKVICIAEISDWLGKQGIEAHGMNIGGGFNFDFGRVKMVNAIHSSALPDGSNGGNPAGFVIYSNEGKNVYFAGDTALTYDMKLLADDNIDWAILPIGDNYTMGVDDAIKAAGFVDCNNVIGVHYDTFPVIKIDKEEAREKFIKAGINIQLPGLGESVDL
- a CDS encoding serine hydrolase domain-containing protein, producing MSLKFSSFVCAVVLLASCSSKPSSTGNANAVKLPPVDTAQLLKYDPKHADARINEIMQNLHKKSGFNGNVLVAKKGKILYENSFGWANYLTRDSLKINSRFELASVSKTMTSTAIMMLMERGKLKLDQDVRAFFPDFPYEGVTIRLLLTHRSGMMNYVYFTDDIYRKEHRNQRKGLTNAEEMALIAQYKPHPFNKPNVRFLYNNSNFMVLGSIIEKVTGMPYAQFMKENIFKPAGMMHTDVYSKATYEKIPVDVVGHDRNSWRYSVAQNFLDGPVGDKGIYSTVGDLYLFDRAMRQNRLISAASQDSAYTPRNPMVRGHFNYGYGWRIFESPGQKVVYHTGWWHGFRHIYLRDLKNDITIVLLGNLVNGSLLHLDELFKATGMPVVRKGAYSGNGDTAEDQ